CCAAACGCGCACTTGTTGATGAAGATGAGGGGCAGCAGAGCAAACAAAACAGGGTTCTCTGAGAAGTGAGCGAGCTGCGCAGACATGTCTCCATCTCCATTGACACCTGGAGCCACCCTGATGGAATAATCCTTCCGCTCTTCGATCAGAACCGGCTCAGAACTGCCCTCCAGATCCAGCAGCTGGATGAGTAACGGAGCCGTTCCGGGGAATCCGGAGCGGATGCTGATGACGTAGCTGTTCGCCGGGCCGGCTCGCTTACCATCACTGTCGCTGATGTTCAGGATGGAGAGCACTTCAGGGTCTAAGGACAGCACTCGCACCTTCTGTCTCCAGCTCCGCCACCGGCTTGAAATCACAATCACACCTTTTGTGTTTTCAGGAAATTCAAACTCCACCGATGTTCCGTCACCAATGTGCAGGTAGCTCTCTGGGTGATCCCTGGTTATGTTTAACAGTTTGGGGTCTTGGATGAGCGCCAGTGTGAGCGACGTGGGTAGCAGAACCAGGCAGCAGAAAGCAGAGATGCTCCTCATGGTGGAGATGATTCCAAAGCTCCTGAGTCAACTGGAGCGACTCTGAGAAATGAAACTGATCTGAAGAGTGTCCCAGAATTCCTTCAGGTGCTCCTGGGTGAACAGCCCCGAATATTCCCAGATTATTCCCAGATTATTCCAAAACCGGTTCGTTTCCGTTCATATCATCAAACACACAGCAGCCAATTCACTTCCCACGCGGTCTCTGATTCTCAGCAGTGCAATAAATATGAttaacagctcacacacactcacacacacgcgggcacacgcacacacagacgctcacacgcacacaatcacacgcacacacacacacacacacacaccgtcctgAATGTTCTTCACGCGCTCAGGTTCTCTCCGCTCCTGTAAGGCACATGACGGGATTCCAGCAGTAAGCAGAAGACGGattacagacagagaggaacATGAGGGATCTCCtgcgctgctgctgctctgTAAAAACCCCAGCAGCTGTTTCACTGGACTGGAGGAGGATCCCCGGGTTGCCAGATAGGAAATAACAGAGTCGGGTTGCCATGATATCGATTAAAATCCCCATTCTTCCACATCCAGTAAGAACCACGCCCTGTTCACCAAGTCACTCACGTCAGACTGGACAATGACGTGACACACGTTTATCATCATTACTATAATTACACATGACAAACattaaataactaataataataacaggctACAATAAtaagtgtaattataaatattaataataaatactaacaTTATGGATGGAAAGTAAAGACAAACTTACACAGTAGATTCACTTAAAAGCTtttaatataatgatatatatatatatattatatatattataaaacaataacattacattacaatctTGATGTGATACATCAGTCATTTACacagacatcatcatcatcatcatcatcatcatgtttttgctgCAGCTTTTGAAAGCTGCTGATTAAATATAGAAGTTTTGTCTTTTCTGTGTGATGTGGAGAAAAAATGACTCACTGAACTGATCACATCGTTTTGTTTAGTTGTTACTTTGGTTGCCAGATTTCAAAATTTATATTTGCTGGATCATAAGGATCTTTACTGAGTGGGGAAAGTGGATTTATGAGATAATAGTTTGGTTTCACTGACTGATCTACAACATGTTAGAATTAGTGATTAAATAATACCATCTCTATAGCAACAAGACAACAATCTAGCAACCCAAATTACAGCCAGTTACTCGGactgtgacagtgtgtgtgtgtgtgtgtgtgtgtgtccattatTGAGCTGGTGAATATGTATGCCATTAATAATTTACCTTGtagtgtatctctctctctcacacacacacacacacacacacacacacacacacacacacacacacagagttggaGTCCGTTTTCATGTTAAACTACTTTCacttcagcagtgtgtgtaattgtacaACAGGATGCTGACTCTTCagaagcagcacacacacacgcgcacacacacacacacacacacacagacatgtgatGATGTTCTGCTTATGCTGCAGGAAATCCCTGAATTTAtgaagacagtgtgtgtattattcaCATGTACAGAATTATTCAGGATTGTGAGTTCttctttcattccttctttATTTTGCTTCCTATTTTCCATTTCTTTAATATACAGTGAATTCCACAGGCAAggatgaacacacagacacacacacacacacacacagatgttatcAGAGACACTTTATTCCCCCATTGTAACTGTGTAACTATacaaaaccaaaagaaaaaagcaacagCGTATAAATAACCTTctggacaaacaaataaaaacactcacagacactcaagaagagagaaagagatagattatatatatatagagacagagacagagagacagagagagagagacagagagagagacacagagagctgTATTGATGACAGGTCTCCATACCCACAATGCCATGGTGCTGTGTGGGCTCTAAACATGCTAACATTTGATTCAGGCACTGAGGAGGAGAatcaggaaatgtgtgtgtcgTGCAGTAAGGCTGAACAACACTAAGAGCTTTAGCCACAATGCTAAtacaatcctgtgtgtgtgtttaggggtgtgtgtgtgtgtgtgtaagggtggaGCTTAGCAACTGCATTACAAATCACTTCATTAGTGTTCATCAGCACAGTTACAGTGCTCACAGCTTCAGTTACAAATAAATGTCATCACTGTACaatttagtctgtgtgtgtgtgtgtgtgtgtgtgtgtgtgtgtgtgtgtgtaaacaacaGAAGATTGTTTTCAGCagtgtaagagagacagacagagagacagacagagagagagagagatgtctttgtgtgttattaGATTGTGGTAGGGAAAAGTTGaatcaaactaaataaaataaaaaattaatcaatatAAAACTGGAGTCCATCAGTTGTGTGTTCTttatcatcactccatcatcactccaccatcactccatcatcactccatcatcactccatcatcactccatcatcactccatcatcactccatcatcactccatcatcactCCGTTCTCAGCAGTTTCTCTCTCCAGCTCCTCAGGAACAAGTCGTGCTTATCAGTTCCTCAGAGCCGCCAACCTGAAACACAGCATCACGAgtcatgaatgtgtgtgtatatgtatgtatgtatgtatgtatgtgtgtgtgtatgtgtgtgtgtgtgtatacctccGGGACAGCTGGTCCTCTCTGTCCTGTGCCCTGACTGAACTCTCTCCGAGGGCAGAGGCTCCTGCAGGAAGTTCATTGAGCTGATCCATCACCTCCAGCCCGCTCTCCTCTGCAATCTGCACAATCAGATCATCCACCTGCTGCTGCGGCGTTGTCAGGGTGGTGGCTGAGCTCATGGAGTCCTCCATtacctacacacagacacacacacacacacacacacacacttaaacctCACAATTGTTGTCTCTCTAACAGCTATGCTGCATCAGTTTCATCCTGATGATGGAGAGAAGTGTATATGAACCATTAAGTGCACTTACTGAAGTGTGTACATCCAGATTCTGGACCTGACTCTCAAACTTGTCCATGACGGCCGACACCTTCTGCAGGTCCATGGAATTCAGAGCTTTATCCAGAGCCTTGGTCACCTGAGACATGTTCTTAGTCACCtgttcacgcacacacacacacgcacacatacacacacacaacagttgtGTGGTGTCATAATTCATCCAAAGTTAATCATTGTCCAATAACTGCATGCTACAGAAATGATAGGAATGAAAGGTAGAATTAACACGTttatgatgcacacacacacagacacacacacacagacacacacacagacacacagacacacacttgtacactcacacaaagacactcaCCGCCTTCATGGTGACAGCGGTTTGAACTTTAGAAGCCACGGCATCGACACGTGATGCCATACGCAGCCAGTTCACCCCTTCATTCTTCTTACGGATGGCATTCTCAgcatacacacgtgcacagtCAACATTCTTCTGTTGAagagcctacacacacacacacacacacaggttagaGATCATATAGTGAGGTCTCCTCAATGCAACTTCATTGTCCAAtcacagtgaggtgtgtgtgtgtgtgtgtgtgtagttatgtGAGATTCATGAATTTAACAAGCTCCTCAACATTACCTTCAGCCAATCACAGCTCTGATATCATAAGTGAAAGGAATCAGAGGAATGACAAAACACACCTTTTTAACCTTAGCCTGCTCTGCCTTTGAGTCCTTCTCAGCTTTCTTTGCCAGTCTCTCCAGCTGCTTTGCTGTAAACTgaaagacatcacacacacgcatgcgcacacacacacacacacacgtgaacacacacacacgcacatggacacacacacacacacacacacacacacacgcacacacacacacacagctaaactTCTTGACATTCCACATATTAAACTGAGGTaaaacaggattttattttgaatgaatTAAACACTAAAGCTCACTCGGTCAGTAAACAGATCAATAAAAGATTATTCTTCTGATATCACtcacatttactgtatttgtcAGATGCCCTCAACCATGAGTGACTTACACAAGTGTACTGTAGTTATACAATAACCTCATGTTAATACTgatctgatttatttacattacaagTGAGGGACGGATTGTGGTGTAATATACCTTTAACTGgaacagtgtgtctgtgggaaGAGAAAACacaatcaaataataataataataataataataataataatattaataataataataataataatggcaaCTGCAGCATAgagaaaacaatatataataaaaatgatcaaattaacAGTCAAATTCAACAcatttttactttctgttcTTCTTAGTGAAGTTGAAGTAACTAAAGATAATGAAAAAGTTTTCTACAGTTCTAACTTACAAA
The Tachysurus vachellii isolate PV-2020 chromosome 13, HZAU_Pvac_v1, whole genome shotgun sequence genome window above contains:
- the chmp1a gene encoding charged multivesicular body protein 1a — its product is MDDTLFQLKFTAKQLERLAKKAEKDSKAEQAKVKKALQQKNVDCARVYAENAIRKKNEGVNWLRMASRVDAVASKVQTAVTMKAVTKNMSQVTKALDKALNSMDLQKVSAVMDKFESQVQNLDVHTSVMEDSMSSATTLTTPQQQVDDLIVQIAEESGLEVMDQLNELPAGASALGESSVRAQDREDQLSRRLAALRN